Proteins from a single region of Amycolatopsis sp. CA-230715:
- a CDS encoding TNT domain-containing protein (This protein contains a domain related to Tuberculosis Necrotizing Toxin, which is the C-terminal effector domain of outer membrane channel protein CpnT, and which has a lethal NAD+-glycohydrolase activity.), with amino-acid sequence MHYRVEAAERPDAQYTVWQGGVYRAQRSTADGTVLLVTLPGADAPPEFDTTWESKQAKIVPEAEVSATFSLQTHCVFDDEVYRISPDDDESPGPLVLRWCGTDEALAAELGLTDFSTKAALDDLSALWQERHDFTDPTSPPPEPVASDPNPFLRGIGRALLKIAPAKWNSIAAQYRQIGGYAELEVRSVLGDPVDEVTFLSPPPALSQLFAALRTAMYAPGAGTWFQSTFVLKSSREFDFDYDLDRQPDWRQPPHEGAQPAPAAYTADLALYPREPENIPPWLAAKAGLPVATAFRQAAVVDGPPEGDKPTVNRPPVPPEELRGVLDYLFRSPVALARPGRLPDLFAPTGKPDVPDAFHTDGTWIWPAAVPHYLRKYRVPPQPELLDHIRAAGFRPPYVPEPVRAAAEAELVGAERPVHSVADLAEPDTPALVDRGQWPRTLLASDVLTILRRRLAEHGVAESAYSIGKRAKGVWSLARTEHSWEVSGPDDEDPAAFAHLEEAARFLLGTLLLYPARTFAGAPEPAEPTDRMPDWPILPLRGEPPLFLFRRKRIVVLAPGTALVRFGPDGGNLVHDESVTFPETALPAERQGLRQALVVRRPLRVLAGVALPWGPMPGGAVGYFLPRPVGHHRETGALERVTTP; translated from the coding sequence ATGCACTACCGAGTCGAAGCGGCCGAACGGCCGGACGCGCAGTACACCGTGTGGCAGGGCGGCGTCTACCGGGCGCAGCGATCGACGGCGGACGGCACCGTGCTGCTGGTGACGCTGCCGGGTGCGGACGCGCCGCCTGAGTTCGACACCACGTGGGAGTCGAAGCAGGCGAAGATCGTGCCCGAGGCCGAGGTCAGCGCCACCTTCAGCCTGCAGACGCACTGCGTCTTCGACGACGAGGTGTACCGGATCTCCCCGGACGACGACGAGTCGCCCGGCCCGCTCGTGCTCCGCTGGTGCGGCACCGACGAGGCGCTCGCCGCGGAGCTCGGGCTCACCGACTTCAGCACCAAGGCCGCGCTCGACGACCTCTCGGCGCTCTGGCAGGAACGCCACGACTTCACCGATCCCACCTCACCACCACCGGAACCGGTCGCGAGCGACCCCAACCCGTTCCTGCGCGGGATCGGCCGCGCCCTGCTCAAGATCGCGCCCGCGAAGTGGAACTCGATCGCCGCGCAGTACCGCCAGATCGGCGGCTACGCCGAGCTGGAGGTCCGGTCGGTCCTCGGCGACCCGGTCGACGAAGTGACCTTCCTGTCGCCGCCGCCCGCGCTGTCCCAGCTGTTCGCCGCGCTGCGGACGGCGATGTACGCACCCGGCGCGGGCACCTGGTTCCAGAGCACGTTCGTGCTGAAGTCGTCGCGGGAGTTCGACTTCGACTACGACCTCGACCGCCAGCCCGACTGGCGCCAGCCGCCGCACGAGGGGGCACAGCCCGCGCCCGCCGCCTACACCGCCGATCTCGCCCTGTACCCGCGCGAGCCGGAGAACATCCCGCCGTGGCTCGCGGCGAAGGCTGGCCTGCCGGTCGCCACCGCGTTCCGGCAGGCGGCCGTGGTCGACGGGCCGCCGGAAGGCGACAAGCCGACCGTCAACCGGCCGCCGGTCCCGCCCGAGGAGCTGCGGGGCGTGCTGGACTACCTGTTCCGCTCGCCAGTGGCGCTCGCGCGGCCCGGCCGCCTGCCGGACCTGTTCGCGCCGACCGGCAAACCCGACGTGCCGGACGCGTTCCACACCGACGGCACCTGGATCTGGCCCGCCGCGGTGCCGCACTACCTGCGCAAGTACCGCGTGCCACCGCAGCCGGAGCTCCTCGACCACATCAGGGCCGCCGGGTTCCGCCCGCCGTACGTGCCGGAGCCGGTGCGCGCCGCGGCCGAGGCCGAGCTGGTCGGTGCCGAACGTCCGGTGCACTCGGTGGCCGATCTCGCCGAGCCCGACACCCCGGCGCTGGTCGACCGCGGGCAGTGGCCGCGGACGCTGCTCGCCTCGGACGTGCTGACGATCCTGCGCCGCAGGCTCGCCGAACACGGCGTCGCGGAGAGCGCCTACTCGATCGGCAAGCGCGCCAAGGGTGTCTGGTCGCTCGCGCGGACCGAGCACAGCTGGGAGGTGTCCGGCCCGGACGACGAGGATCCCGCGGCGTTCGCGCATCTCGAAGAGGCCGCGCGGTTCCTGCTCGGCACGCTGCTGCTGTACCCGGCGCGAACGTTCGCGGGCGCACCGGAACCGGCCGAGCCGACCGACCGGATGCCCGACTGGCCGATCCTGCCACTGCGCGGCGAACCACCGCTGTTCCTGTTCCGGCGCAAGCGGATCGTGGTGCTCGCGCCCGGTACCGCGCTGGTGCGGTTCGGCCCCGACGGCGGCAACCTCGTGCACGACGAGTCGGTCACCTTCCCGGAGACCGCGCTGCCAGCCGAACGCCAGGGCCTGCGGCAGGCGCTGGTCGTCCGGCGGCCGCTGCGGGTCCTCGCCGGGGTCGCGCTGCCGTGGGGCCCGATGCCGGGCGGCGCGGTCGGCTACTTCCTGCCGCGCCCGGTCGGCCACCACCGGGAAACCGGCGCGCTGGAACGGGTCACCACGCCCTGA
- a CDS encoding YrhB domain-containing protein, translating to MVTVEEAVARVEDWLDDPDLRVQPEFAARAADGWYVPYNAAAYLDGTDLGTGLFPAPTVHVPDDGGAITLAVDVMTPPPRDPVVPREKTEAVDPAVWRGFPVRHTAAGRLLNDLHADRITLEQFAERLAATEVVVPVDDGGSPALRGIDPQYEVAICTSTEAVPAGVSRWRRMLAGDLLRSEDPVGFVVDPGRALSLSLPPQYLRTVPLPPQGEPVDEVAAELNPEVLALAERLTADHRIEIPDLLSRHVAAVTGWARNSGYELTADEAKSYLTGYAVRFSNLRGIRQNRGPSWPADLEANGLVAHYDHFGAPSPVPWTFGKFDPRNTPPGTFAWHRLVGAFAGFAAGEALVSGEGPLTAQLLRHTESVIRGLPPEPGTFDVPPDFPPPASSSSWLAIALGEEPEPAASPLLVPLAAITAAGADVAGMSQDYPKAIARAMAGTLTESTAAALDTFVDVLWELLKPGDYALPVYVHLRTFAREERRFAGELSKTVLGLREDRDADDRAQLGTIGDGGEPLSVLGRALFAVGKRHYDAEAAFEAAAGDPLVSALTGAFLGARGGVPGLPRHAVRAVGRIGLVENVASDAFWHFARFGVRREPSARHDWERQRYPRG from the coding sequence GTGGTGACGGTCGAAGAAGCGGTGGCGCGGGTCGAAGACTGGCTCGACGACCCGGATCTGCGCGTGCAGCCCGAATTCGCGGCCAGGGCGGCCGACGGGTGGTACGTCCCCTACAACGCGGCCGCGTACCTCGACGGCACCGATCTCGGCACGGGGCTCTTCCCGGCGCCGACCGTGCACGTGCCCGACGACGGCGGTGCGATCACGCTGGCGGTGGACGTGATGACGCCACCGCCGCGGGATCCGGTGGTGCCGCGGGAAAAGACGGAGGCCGTCGACCCGGCGGTGTGGCGCGGTTTCCCGGTGCGGCACACCGCGGCGGGAAGGCTGCTGAACGACCTGCACGCGGACCGGATCACCCTCGAGCAATTCGCCGAACGCCTCGCCGCGACCGAGGTCGTGGTCCCGGTCGACGACGGCGGATCGCCCGCGCTGCGAGGGATCGACCCCCAGTACGAGGTGGCGATCTGCACGTCGACGGAGGCTGTCCCGGCTGGGGTCTCGCGCTGGCGCCGGATGCTCGCGGGCGATCTGCTGCGCTCGGAGGACCCGGTCGGGTTCGTCGTCGACCCCGGCCGCGCGCTGAGCCTTTCGCTGCCGCCCCAGTACTTGCGGACCGTTCCGCTGCCACCGCAAGGCGAACCCGTCGACGAGGTCGCGGCCGAGCTGAACCCCGAAGTGCTCGCGCTGGCGGAACGGCTGACCGCGGACCACCGGATCGAGATCCCCGATCTGCTGAGCCGCCACGTCGCCGCGGTCACGGGCTGGGCGCGGAACTCCGGCTACGAGCTGACCGCCGACGAGGCGAAGAGCTACCTCACCGGGTACGCCGTGCGGTTCTCGAACCTGCGCGGAATCCGGCAGAACCGGGGGCCGTCGTGGCCTGCCGATCTCGAAGCGAACGGCCTGGTCGCGCACTACGACCACTTCGGCGCGCCGTCCCCGGTGCCGTGGACGTTCGGCAAGTTCGACCCGAGGAACACGCCGCCGGGCACCTTCGCCTGGCACCGGCTGGTCGGCGCGTTCGCCGGGTTCGCCGCCGGTGAGGCACTGGTGTCCGGCGAAGGGCCGCTGACCGCCCAGCTCCTGCGGCACACCGAATCGGTCATCCGGGGTTTGCCGCCGGAACCCGGAACCTTCGATGTCCCACCGGATTTCCCGCCACCAGCGTCGTCGTCGAGCTGGCTCGCGATCGCGCTCGGCGAAGAACCCGAACCCGCCGCGTCACCGTTGCTGGTGCCGCTCGCCGCGATCACGGCCGCCGGTGCCGACGTCGCCGGGATGAGCCAGGACTACCCGAAGGCGATCGCGCGCGCCATGGCGGGCACGCTCACCGAATCGACGGCCGCGGCGCTGGACACGTTCGTCGACGTGCTGTGGGAGCTGCTCAAACCCGGTGACTACGCGCTGCCGGTGTACGTCCACCTCCGCACCTTCGCGCGCGAAGAACGACGTTTCGCGGGCGAACTGTCGAAGACCGTCCTCGGACTCCGGGAGGATCGGGACGCCGACGACCGCGCCCAGCTCGGGACGATCGGCGACGGCGGCGAACCGTTGTCCGTGCTGGGGCGCGCCTTGTTCGCGGTCGGCAAGCGGCACTACGACGCGGAAGCCGCCTTCGAAGCGGCAGCGGGCGATCCGCTCGTCTCGGCACTGACCGGCGCGTTCCTCGGCGCGCGCGGCGGCGTCCCGGGGCTGCCCCGGCACGCGGTGCGCGCGGTCGGCCGGATCGGGCTGGTGGAGAACGTGGCGAGCGACGCGTTCTGGCACTTCGCGCGGTTCGGCGTGCGGCGCGAACCGTCCGCGCGGCACGACTGGGAACGACAGCGCTACCCACGCGGATGA
- a CDS encoding ADP-ribosylglycohydrolase family protein, whose protein sequence is MERAEAITRAEEWLAADTTIRADHERVRRVPEGWAIPYDTVAWLDDGDAGRRIFPPPVIVVTEPDGEPRLASPSPGGISTPLAFPGEEHWREIVDPEYAEAGVGLFGVPEAVVVGWECTSGERKENPAYRTGPIRRGYPRPENFLETVLLFGVGKWLSREQVLIGVAGAEVVVPFDPESDRIPRGYHRQEPPKMQVFTSTRWLPPDVHHWWRVDVARLAAMTPPPDLDLWGPPTMHTVLTGTELAEACAEWPRESEPVDVRGTCPEADEAMVAAAAEAAKQLGLTDPVDPPLRAATLARKRGFELTEDECRRTVLGESWLARRQQPDPPDWPADLAANGLKPAYGNDGEVEPALDTFGKYFPLGLPGFRYGWERVTGAYVGFAIGEALGAAVDKLNLDEIKARYGPDGVTGFETAYTEPGQLGPLTQRLLFMTEAVIRSPHREDHELEGKFGEVARNGVLRWLHTQGVPLHRVDGWLLRRPELHVKRDPQPADLESGPTSLLTALPAALTDGGPGSGFDGGVRQAARLMAGQTTRDEGDLEAVTYLAWVWQEMLSGKAVVLPAAVQAKETASPSRSEHGPAWDRIRAAVDAAVPVVPSYGVPTARDPEAIGDGQDTLSVLGRTIAAVGSFENFPRRALRRAVNHSGRSALTGALAGALLGARLGIPGLPSDWVEALELRHLVENVATDAFWHFDLHSALRHDPEHWKARYPRW, encoded by the coding sequence GTGGAACGAGCTGAAGCCATCACGCGCGCGGAGGAATGGCTCGCCGCCGACACGACGATCCGGGCCGACCACGAGCGCGTGCGCCGCGTGCCCGAGGGCTGGGCGATCCCGTACGACACGGTCGCCTGGCTCGACGACGGCGACGCGGGGCGGCGGATCTTCCCGCCCCCGGTCATCGTCGTCACCGAGCCGGACGGCGAACCGCGCCTCGCTTCGCCGTCACCGGGCGGGATCAGCACCCCGCTCGCGTTCCCCGGCGAAGAGCACTGGCGTGAGATCGTCGACCCCGAATACGCCGAAGCCGGTGTCGGACTGTTCGGCGTGCCCGAAGCGGTCGTCGTCGGCTGGGAGTGCACTTCCGGGGAGCGGAAAGAGAATCCGGCCTACCGCACGGGCCCGATCCGCCGCGGCTACCCGCGGCCGGAGAACTTCCTCGAAACCGTGCTGCTGTTCGGCGTCGGCAAGTGGCTGTCGAGGGAGCAGGTGCTGATCGGGGTCGCCGGTGCCGAGGTGGTCGTCCCCTTCGACCCCGAGAGCGATCGGATCCCGCGCGGCTACCACCGCCAGGAGCCGCCGAAAATGCAGGTCTTCACCTCGACCAGGTGGCTGCCGCCCGACGTGCACCACTGGTGGCGCGTCGACGTCGCACGGCTCGCCGCGATGACGCCGCCGCCGGACCTCGACCTCTGGGGCCCGCCGACGATGCACACGGTGCTCACCGGCACCGAACTGGCCGAGGCGTGCGCGGAATGGCCGCGCGAGTCGGAACCCGTCGACGTGCGGGGCACCTGCCCGGAAGCCGATGAAGCGATGGTGGCGGCCGCGGCCGAAGCGGCCAAGCAGCTCGGGCTCACCGACCCCGTCGACCCGCCGCTGCGCGCGGCGACGCTGGCGCGCAAACGCGGGTTCGAACTCACCGAGGACGAGTGCCGCCGGACCGTGCTCGGCGAGTCGTGGCTCGCGCGGCGACAGCAACCGGACCCACCGGACTGGCCCGCGGACCTCGCGGCCAACGGCCTGAAGCCCGCCTACGGCAACGACGGCGAGGTCGAACCCGCGCTCGACACCTTCGGGAAGTACTTCCCGCTCGGGCTCCCCGGGTTCCGATACGGCTGGGAACGCGTGACCGGCGCCTACGTCGGGTTCGCGATCGGCGAGGCGCTCGGCGCGGCCGTCGACAAGCTCAACCTCGACGAGATCAAGGCGCGGTACGGCCCCGACGGCGTCACCGGGTTCGAAACGGCCTACACCGAACCGGGTCAGCTCGGCCCGCTCACCCAGCGGCTGCTGTTCATGACCGAGGCCGTGATCCGCAGCCCGCACCGCGAGGACCACGAGCTCGAAGGAAAATTCGGCGAGGTCGCGCGCAACGGCGTGCTCCGGTGGCTGCACACCCAGGGCGTGCCGCTGCACCGCGTCGACGGCTGGCTGCTGCGGCGCCCGGAGCTGCACGTCAAGCGGGATCCCCAGCCCGCGGACCTGGAATCGGGCCCGACCTCGCTGCTGACCGCGTTGCCCGCGGCGCTGACCGACGGCGGTCCCGGGAGCGGGTTCGACGGCGGCGTGCGGCAGGCGGCGCGGCTGATGGCCGGCCAGACCACCCGCGACGAGGGCGATCTCGAGGCCGTCACGTACCTGGCCTGGGTGTGGCAGGAGATGTTGAGCGGCAAGGCGGTGGTGCTGCCCGCGGCCGTGCAGGCGAAGGAAACGGCCAGCCCGTCTCGGTCCGAGCACGGCCCGGCGTGGGACCGGATCCGCGCGGCGGTCGACGCGGCGGTGCCGGTGGTGCCGTCGTACGGGGTGCCGACGGCACGCGATCCGGAGGCGATCGGCGACGGCCAAGACACCCTTTCCGTGCTGGGGCGCACGATCGCCGCGGTGGGCAGCTTCGAAAACTTCCCCCGCCGCGCGCTGCGGCGCGCGGTCAACCACTCCGGCCGCAGCGCGTTGACCGGCGCGCTCGCGGGCGCGCTGCTCGGCGCACGGCTCGGCATCCCCGGGCTGCCGTCGGACTGGGTCGAAGCGCTCGAACTGCGGCACCTGGTGGAAAACGTGGCCACGGACGCGTTCTGGCACTTCGACCTCCATTCCGCGCTGCGGCACGACCCCGAACACTGGAAGGCGCGGTACCCGCGGTGGTGA
- a CDS encoding TNT domain-containing protein, protein MSEPRYETRPHELANGSYDLRDGQPFDLRTTATFAGQPRFGATEASGKVDLEAVGEAVGFPGGQRISVDPAEITGLEQVRTETGPLVPPPDRLTEEAQQDLVIGIGRTLRDFLTARGEPWERIDAVFSAVGEAARLTVTSTAGELVLSWSAPPEVSQLFGDLRAGMAVPGYGTWTNAEFTLRADGTFDFDFDADQPPRLAIGSSAYAKELEFFPRTEETIPAWWRPLAKLPYTTEFRHAKVVEDRSPIPEDDAVKVLRYLERCPVVGPEPHHTDGLWIWPAAVADQLRERGVPPEPELLTRIRERGFQPVWPPDVVRAAAEADLLGHPRPTEWGPEFAEPDEVALVEDGSALDPGLTAAELFTVLVKRLDEYGVSRDAYRIGSHADGLWCLERVGARWQVARYENGEPVRPTVFPRPAEAAQELLGALLIFPARPWAGRETALETGKQVADWPIQPVDGEPPLTLLRNKRMIRLAEGTGVTRYGGTDGNFAFARGTRFDRTSLPVSRAGQRHEYALARPLYVVTGITVPWAGQPGGGVAYVLPKPLGAHVADGSVEHRGSSGTS, encoded by the coding sequence ATGTCCGAACCGCGTTACGAAACCAGGCCGCACGAGCTGGCGAACGGCTCCTACGACCTCCGCGACGGGCAGCCCTTCGACCTGCGCACCACGGCGACGTTCGCGGGCCAGCCGCGGTTCGGGGCGACCGAAGCTTCGGGCAAGGTCGATCTCGAAGCCGTCGGCGAAGCGGTGGGATTTCCCGGTGGGCAACGGATTTCGGTGGACCCCGCCGAGATCACCGGGCTCGAACAGGTCCGCACGGAAACCGGTCCGCTCGTGCCGCCGCCGGACCGCCTCACCGAGGAGGCACAGCAGGACCTGGTGATCGGGATCGGCCGGACCCTCCGCGACTTCCTCACCGCGCGCGGCGAACCGTGGGAGCGCATCGACGCGGTGTTCAGCGCGGTCGGCGAAGCCGCCAGGCTGACCGTCACCAGCACCGCGGGCGAGCTGGTGCTGTCGTGGTCCGCGCCGCCGGAGGTCAGCCAGCTCTTCGGGGACCTGAGGGCCGGGATGGCCGTGCCGGGGTACGGGACCTGGACGAACGCCGAGTTCACGCTGCGCGCCGACGGAACCTTCGACTTCGACTTCGACGCGGACCAACCGCCGAGGCTGGCGATCGGTTCGTCCGCGTACGCCAAGGAGCTGGAGTTCTTCCCGCGCACCGAGGAGACCATCCCCGCCTGGTGGCGCCCGCTCGCGAAACTGCCGTACACCACGGAATTCCGGCACGCGAAGGTCGTCGAAGACAGATCGCCGATCCCGGAGGACGATGCGGTCAAAGTGCTGCGCTACCTCGAACGCTGCCCGGTGGTGGGGCCCGAGCCGCACCACACCGACGGCCTCTGGATCTGGCCCGCGGCCGTGGCGGACCAGCTGCGCGAGCGCGGTGTCCCACCCGAACCCGAGCTGCTGACGCGGATCCGTGAACGCGGGTTCCAGCCGGTGTGGCCACCGGACGTCGTCCGCGCCGCCGCCGAAGCCGACCTGCTCGGCCACCCGCGCCCGACCGAATGGGGTCCCGAATTCGCCGAACCGGACGAGGTGGCGCTCGTCGAGGACGGGTCCGCGCTCGACCCCGGCCTGACGGCAGCGGAGCTGTTCACCGTGCTGGTGAAGCGGCTCGACGAGTACGGCGTCTCGCGCGATGCCTACCGGATCGGGTCGCACGCCGACGGGCTCTGGTGCCTGGAACGAGTCGGCGCGCGGTGGCAGGTCGCGCGCTACGAGAACGGGGAACCGGTGCGACCGACCGTGTTCCCGCGCCCGGCGGAAGCCGCCCAGGAACTGCTCGGCGCGCTGTTGATCTTCCCCGCCCGGCCGTGGGCGGGCCGGGAAACGGCGCTGGAAACCGGAAAGCAGGTCGCCGACTGGCCCATCCAGCCCGTCGACGGCGAGCCGCCGCTGACACTGCTGCGCAACAAGCGCATGATCCGGCTCGCCGAAGGCACCGGCGTGACCCGGTACGGCGGTACCGACGGCAACTTCGCGTTCGCCCGCGGCACCCGGTTCGACCGCACGTCCCTGCCGGTCAGCCGCGCGGGGCAACGCCACGAGTACGCACTGGCGCGCCCGCTCTACGTGGTCACGGGGATCACCGTGCCGTGGGCGGGCCAGCCGGGCGGCGGAGTCGCTTACGTGCTCCCGAAACCGCTCGGCGCGCACGTCGCGGACGGCAGCGTGGAACATCGGGGTAGCAGTGGAACGAGCTGA